The stretch of DNA TTCAGGCAAATCAATCAAAGTAgcaaaagttaaattaaaaggaTGTCCTTTTTTCCTTACTTACTCATGTCACCAATGGTATATCCACTGGAAATACTCCTATTcccttaggagaaaaaaaaaagtgtgtatatatgtatgtgtgtgtgtgtgtaattatttattaatttcatgatttattaaaatatttaaaatatttacttattaaatatcttattaaaatatttatctgagagacagagagagtgcatgagtagggagggggcagagagaattaggagaaggagaaaaagacgaatcccaagcagactcctccctgagcatggagccccacatggagcttgatctcacaaccttgagatcatgacctgagctgaaatcaagagttggatgcttaaccaactgagccacccaggtgccccaggagaaaaatatttaaaacttctgttaGGATACAACCAACACACCCGTTGTGAGTGTGGACCCACATGAATCCTTGCCATTAAAATGTCTTCTTTGAtgtaaaataatcttaaaatgctGACAGTAATAATATTGCTGGTTGTGATGTCATTCTAAGATTGTTGTGTGTACGCTGTGGGATAAAACTCTAGACTTGTGATTGCCAATATGGCAAAAAGGAGAAACACCTGTAACATACATGAGGTAAAATTAAAACTTGGTAGCCTTGAATCTGAACTGGAAGTTTCAGTTCAAACTCATAATGATTTTACctttaaacaaaatatagacCATATATCATTTCTATACTAGCTGTGTCCAGTGAAAGGACcaggaaacaaagacaaaccTAGTAGAAATGAGCACCTGTAGCACCAAGATTATGCTGTCTTAAGTACTAATAGGAGCGaagatctttggagaaatgtctggaTCCAGGTTTGCATCAGACTATGTACAAGAAGAGCCTAAGTCATCCTATAACAATAGGAATCAAAGAAGCTATCCAAAGTTACTAAAGGCAACATCAAAAGGACTCTAAAACTAATTTGAAGAGGGTCCAATAGCACAAATAGGACACTTTGAGCATAAAGGCATAATTCTAATAggttgaaatatttcaaatatggttAAATATgtcaatatgtaaatattaataataataaacttactGGTCACTTTTGGAGGATGCTAGGAAACCAGTGCCTTAgacttgataaagaaaaaaggattggTACTATCTTTAtctctggttaaaaaaaatagttaatgatGGTAAGTTTCTGCTTATAAAGTTTCAGctgatataaatgaaaaaatgatgaaatatcaccattttgcaatctCTAATGAATTATTGGATCTAGACAATGACCATTAATGATTActaacataaaaagagaaaactagacAGTATTCCTGCTGATAGAAGTATCACCGAATGGTCTCGGTAAGAAGCAATATGACCTGAATCCAATAAAGCCTCAATAAGAAATATCAATGAACGAAAAACATCAGGGGGGTACAATTAGGACAATTAGATTATGGAATACTCTATTGGACAAATCActagttttcttttcaataatatagaggaaagaaagatacAGGTTAAGAGAAATATAGAAGACATATCAATTAATTGTAATGTATACAGCTCACATTAATCCTGATTTGAGCAATGTATGGTTCTTAATGCTAATCCTAATtcgaattaaaattttaagatattaaaaggGTTATTggagaaatttgaaaacaaaatgttattaaagaaatattgCTGAGTTTTATGTAGGACAATgacattgtgtttatttttaagaatctttatCTTCTAGAGATACATGCTAAAATgttaatgaatgaaataatacgTTGTCTggcatttgcttcaaaataactcttgggaaaaaaaataactcttggGGAGGGAGAAAATGTGTAGGGATATGGATGAAACAATATTGGCCATGAATTAATAATTATTCATCCCAAACAGTGAGTATACAGAGGTTCGTTACACCACTACTTTCTCTACtttataattttgacattttccttcataaaaagttaaaaaatattcttctttgaaATTTGGCAATGAATGTTAGATCACTATGGGAAATCCTTTGACAATAAAATCCACACAACTGAAGTTAGGATACAGATCTAAATCACAGAGCAGATAACAAGTCATTTGAGGTCATTTGGACAACCTTTTGTCATCCAACCAGATTTTACCAAAACCATCCATTCTGTTCATTTCTAAAACACTAGCACAGTTGTCTTTTTCAGTTTGGTTGCAGCACTCCATGATGCAAGCAGACATGAATAGACTCggtgagaaaaacagaaggaagcaTCATAAAATCAAtttggcttttttcccctctacttTTATTTTGGTAACTTTACCAACTGAATGATACCTGCAAATTAATTTTATCGAGAAAGCTTTTCCTCACCATACAAACAGCTTTCCTCATCACAGCCAGTAGGAAAATGAATCCTCCACAGCTATTCTCTCCTGATTCTTGCTATACAATCCACACATCTGTGACAGTGTGCTGTCTCATTGAAAGCTCACAGCAAAAGCCAACATGATATAAATACACAGGAGCATACGGCATGCTGAGCTCTTCTCTGATAGCCCCAAATGATTCTAGGGCATATAGGCATGACTGGGGGATACCCTGAGGGCTGACTATGACTAATGAAATACCAAATATATCTAATTAATTGCATTGCTCTGGGCTAATGAGAGACCAGAAATTTTCAAACCCTTTGAGATGGTCATATTTATATAGAATTGTGCTACATGCCTACTCCTTTATTTCTCCTGCCTATCTCTTTGGACAGCTTATGACACACTGATCCAAATCTAACCATTGGGATTCTTCTTGTGAACTCTAACTGTAGAAAGGGCCAGCATTATGGTGATTCCTGTCTTGCATTTCCTTAGATGCTGTGCATTTTGAGTAATCAGAATTAGAAAATGGTATGCTTAGCCTACATTATCAATAGGAGAGTTAGTCCGgataggattttaaaataattatcagcACACAAATTACACCCACGGATATCAGAAATGTTCCCCCCACAAGCACATACCCCAATGTAGTTAAAATTTTAGGTTTGATGATATTGAAGAGTGAAAGACTTACATTTTGAGGAAATCTGATTGTTAATATTGGAATTACAGCCAATGCTCAATTTATCCATGGTATTACATGAGTTAGTACCATTCACACATTACTTAAAACTTTTGCAATTTGGTTTCAATATTTTCCGCCAGCAGTTCTTTATCAGAACTGGAAATATGAACTAATAATCTACTTCTCTTCCATATACTAGttatctttctaaaaagaaagaaaaaatggttgGTAGTAGGGTCATAGGGGAGAATGAAGAGGATAagagggagcagagaaaggaaataggAGATGTAAGGAGCAGGAGAAAAATGAGGTGAGCAGGCCTCAAGAAAAGGAAGTGGGAAGGGTGGTTTATAGAAGGCtactgagcaaaaaaaaaaaaaaaaaagaatgtaatgaaaaatgcaaattggTTTGTTGGATAATTGAGTGAATGGTATTTATACCTCATTTCTCTTCAAGAATCCACTGTTAATGATTTTCAGTAATGCATAATTTCAATATGGTATTCTGAACAGACCAACATATCTGTTAGATACAAAGTTATGGTGCTCACGATCTTAGGGCCTATTTGCATGCAAGAAGCTACACAGCCTTATTAGAGAATCAATAGCCTGTTGAGTTTTGTGGTCTCAGGTAAATTTTTACCATAACTTCCAAAGGAGTTGAGGTCCTCAAGTTCCTTAACATTTCTGtttcaaaacagaaatgtgtAGACTTCCTTTCGGCTAACATCCAATTTAACCAATAGCAAATTGAGCTAAATAAGAACAAATCTAAAGATATCTTGGGGAAGCATCCAGTATTTTTTGGATCCTCAAGCCAATCAAAAGGGAGAGAACAGAAGGTAGTGTAGGTGGAATAAATGGGGCCTAGTTGCTGGCTCGTCAAGTAAtcataatagtcaaaaaacataaaacaatcaatttgaaaaataactctGTTCATTTGATAGCTGGCAAAAGAACTCAGCAAAGAGCTAGCATAAAAGACAACGAGACTGCCTCTCAGCGGACTCACCTGTCTTTCCCagtttccttcttaaaaatgCCATCACAGTAACTCATGCGCTTCTCTGTGGTCACGTAAATTTGGGCATTCGGGTAGATGTCAACAGTCTTTTTCAGCATGTTGTAAACGATGCCATTGCCATCTTTCCTCATATTGCGGAAAGGGCCCCAAATGACATAAATAGTAGCATTTGCTTCCTTGAAAAAATAGTCAGGGTTTTTTAGCAAAAGAGGAACGCTGGTATGGGACACAACTCGAATCATTGTCATGCGGCCAACATCTTCTTCATAGCCCTTGGTGGGGGCATTGTTCATTCTCCAAATGCAGGATGACTGGTCTATCTCATTCCCCACCTTCTGGCCAACCATCTGACCTGAGTTTGACACTATGGCGCAAAGGTCACAGTCCAGTTGCAAAggctgaaaaacagagaaaaaagatggGGGAGAGACATGGAAATTAGTGAATTCCAGCTATTTAAACAAGTTCctctgagaaaatgaaattcagataTTACATATTGCATGTAGCAGCTGAATGTGggattttttgaaatatatggaCCAATCCTACAGTAGCTACCACAGGCTTTCAAGCTAGGGACATGCttccatttaaaaagtgaatatagactttaagaaataattggggatccctgggtggctcagcggtttaaggcCTGCcaagcccaaggcatgatcccggggtactgggatcgagtcccacatcgggctccctgcacagagcctgcttctccctctgcctgtgtctctgcctctctctctctctctctcatgaataaataaataaaatctttaaaaaaaaagaaataattttaatttctatccCCTTGTGTTCGtctaaaattaaatggaaaaaatagtcaTTTGTTTTCCATTCTAAATAATGACTTTTCATTCAAAACCataatttcaaatgaaataagGCAACAGGGAAAGATTTGATATCTTTAATAAGGATCGTggctaaaaaaagaaatgcaaaaggaatATATCCAGGCATCAATTCCgtattttacttatatgtatgAATAGATATGTAGCAGTTGATGAAACTAGGAAAAATTCAGCAAATCACAAGGTTCTGAAAATCTTTTTCAGACAAGAACTATTTAAGACAAGTCTCAGGCTggcaaaaattttataaaaatccttaaaaaattccCTGTGTCACCATGTTAACTGGCCTTTGTGTTTATGTCTATTTTAGATGGATATGGAAAGGCTTCTTTTAAGAACTCCGGGAAGGGATGTGCAGAGATAATCTCTAGTGCTGGTCTAACCACCTCCCTCTTGTCTTAAACCAATAAGGTAACAGAGACTCACAGAGGGTAAGCACCAGCTCTCACAACTTGCAGATGATAGATTGAAATCTAGATCTGGTAACTCTAAACCCATTGCTCTTTCCATTATTCCCTGCATTCTTTCCTCCCAGGAGAACCAAATAAATTCCTTTTGCCACTTTCCTCCTACATGATAAAAGCCACTCTATCTTTTAAAACAGTGATAAAGGAGTGATGAACTCTGTTGATATAtatctttctcatcttccttctATGAGATTTCACATTTTGTATCTGACATTCAATCCTCTATTTTTATTGTGCCTATTGGTCATTGGTTCTTCTCACACTGGGTACTGCTCTCATTTTATTAgttatgttgtattttattgtttaattgtGTCTTTCTACTATAGAGTAAACTCTGTAAGAATCAAtgtctgtctttttcattttaatcccATTTCCCAGAAGTCCTTGGATTACTATAGGAGCCCAGGATATAGTGGTTTAGTTAGGAGATGAGAGCAATCgaattaaaataattgattaaGAGCCTGAACACTGAACTTAGTATTAGGGAAGACATAGCCTTTCCCAAATTTGTTGAGAACTGTTGATTTAGATGAAAGAGAAACACAATCTGAAAGAAACCTATCAATATACAAACAGGTTCAATTTAGGTGGGTAAATGGAGAAGTAAAGTACCTCAGAAAAGTCACTTGTATAATTACCACCCAACTGTAGCAAGATGTCTTTCCTATCAATGGGAGGAATCCAAAGTAGTTATTGAGCAATAATAATGCGCCATGTTCTTGCGGTTGGGGATTATTCAGCTATGAAAGTTTTAAGCAAAAACCCCTGACCTCATAGATCTTACATTCCACTGAGGGGGGAAAAGGCAATTAATAAATCAGCATTGTATATAATAatgttagatgaaaaaaaaaataatgttagatGAAGATAGGTgttaaatagagaaaattaaagcaaGGAAGGAGGTAAGGAAgcatctgtgtgcatgtgtgtgtgtgttggtggagTGATCAGAGAAGGCCTGGGAGGAGTGGGGAATGGTATGTGAGGGAAGACTTGAAGAAAGTAAGAGGGCTGGCAATGGGGACTTGGGgcggggtggagggtggggggcgtGGGTGCATATTTctgcaaagcaaaaccaaaagccACTGCAAACATCCCATGGTAGGAGAGGAACACAGGGAGCGCAGTGTGACCTGGGAGAGCATTGATTGAGGAGAGCCAGTGGGTACTGGAGTCAGAGAGATGACCAGAGAGACATCTCATAGGCTCCTTTACTCAGGGACCTTCGGAAGGCTCTGAATAGGGAAGTGGCTGATCTGTGTTATATTTTAACAGCATTGGCTGCTGTGGGGAAAACTGACAAAAGGGAAATGGGTAGAAACCCAAACAGACTACTGCC from Vulpes vulpes isolate BD-2025 chromosome 3, VulVul3, whole genome shotgun sequence encodes:
- the ST6GALNAC3 gene encoding alpha-N-acetylgalactosaminide alpha-2,6-sialyltransferase 3 isoform X5, whose protein sequence is MPHKLFQLPRLVENRHRVPHQRKSMIAVSFIAAFLFLLVVRLVNEVNFPLLLNCFGQPGTKWIPFSYTYRRPLRTHYGYINVRTQEPLQLDCDLCAIVSNSGQMVGQKVGNEIDQSSCIWRMNNAPTKGYEEDVGRMTMIRVVSHTSVPLLLKNPDYFFKEANATIYVIWGPFRNMRKDGNGIVYNMLKKTVDIYPNAQIYVTTEKRMSYCDGIFKKETGKDSGTRVESMKFDGEGERINEPHLNKGPGEPSSE
- the ST6GALNAC3 gene encoding alpha-N-acetylgalactosaminide alpha-2,6-sialyltransferase 3 isoform X8, with the translated sequence MVGQKVGNEIDQSSCIWRMNNAPTKGYEEDVGRMTMIRVVSHTSVPLLLKNPDYFFKEANATIYVIWGPFRNMRKDGNGIVYNMLKKTVDIYPNAQIYVTTEKRMSYCDGIFKKETGKDRVQSGSYLSTGWFTFILAMDACYGIHVYGMINDTYCKTEGYRKVPYHYYEQGRDECDEYFLHEHAPYGGHRFITEKKVFAKWAKKHRIIFTHPNWTVS
- the ST6GALNAC3 gene encoding alpha-N-acetylgalactosaminide alpha-2,6-sialyltransferase 3 isoform X6: MACILKRKSMIAVSFIAAFLFLLVVRLVNEVNFPLLLNCFGQPGTKWIPFSYTYRRPLRTHYGYINVRTQEPLQLDCDLCAIVSNSGQMVGQKVGNEIDQSSCIWRMNNAPTKGYEEDVGRMTMIRVVSHTSVPLLLKNPDYFFKEANATIYVIWGPFRNMRKDGNGIVYNMLKKTVDIYPNAQIYVTTEKRMSYCDGIFKKETGKDSGTRVESMKFDGEGERINEPHLNKGPGEPSSE
- the ST6GALNAC3 gene encoding alpha-N-acetylgalactosaminide alpha-2,6-sialyltransferase 3 isoform X7 translates to MPHKLFQLPRLVENRHRVPHQRKSMIAVSFIAAFLFLLVVRLVNEVNFPLLLNCFGQPGTKWIPFSYTYRRPLRTHYGYINVRTQEPLQLDCDLCAIVSNSGQMVGQKVGNEIDQSSCIWRMNNAPTKGYEEDVGRMTMIRVVSHTSVPLLLKNPDYFFKEANATIYVIWGPFRNMRKDGNGIVYNMLKKTVDIYPNAQIYVTTEKRMSYCDGIFKKETGKDRSH